The Mercurialis annua linkage group LG7, ddMerAnnu1.2, whole genome shotgun sequence genome includes the window AATTATTAATcaagctcgttcacgaacaagTAAACGAGTCAAAATCCACTATGTTCACGTTtgaatcaatttaattaatgaacATTCAATCAAGGTCGAACTTGGTTTGTTTATGATACAAACAAACACGAACAAACTCTTATCGAGCCAAACGCCGGTTGCTCAATCCGTTTACAACCCTCAATTCCAAAAATGAACAAGAAATCGCGGATATGGGCATATTAGTCGTCCcataaaattcatatttatacAACGGTTGCATGATACTATTTggataattaaaatttttgaacttaaaattttaaatgattaattaattaatcaattaactacgtttaaatttttaaaattagggcTTTTTTTTATCCATATAGccataaaaagtaaaaaaaattaaaatctaggCGTAGTGTAATGATAAACTACAATATtagttcatttaattttttaacaaattaaattttttatatgaaaattaatCTATTTATGAAGAGAAAAAATTCAGATTTTTTCTCAAAATATGTAAATTAACTTGTTCAAAATCTTtccaaataaaattgatttatatttggaataaaaatgtattttattcaaatatttttaaaatatctagaaTACACATTAATTGATGAGTGAATTGTTTTACGCGATGAGtgcattattattttttaaaatgtattctaAAAATTTGTATGTTTTTAGACCGattatataatttatctaaTAAAATTGAATACTTTTATTGTAtacattttgtaacaaaaataattgttttatgaaattattgatattcagtttatatttagtttatattttatttttatgttaaaatgttaaatatgtTATAATTCATTTCGTACAATATGTgatcttattttataattatttatagacatagaaaattgtgaaaaataaataaatattatatatgtatgcgattttatatttacttaattattatttataattattcgagatttattaactaaatttatactatattaattatttttattcagtTATTTTCTATGAtgtgtaatatttttaattaataatgttGTGATTATTTACTAATATAATCAAACATAAGGgtgttttaaatgaaaagagataCTCCATTTAATGATTTGATAATGAGGTTTTCCATTTAATGAACATTCATGTTGGTGTTGCTCTTTTACCGTGCCTTGACTAGAGTCTAGAGTAATTATTAGCACACTTCAAATTTTGTGcatgtttaaataaattagaaaaaggcTAAATAGAAGGACTGATTTgcaatttaatttcatttctgGCCATTTTGTGTCCAAGAGGATTCGGGCCAAATAGCACTGCCCTTTAGTAAATTGTGATCATGTACTTTGACTATCTGAAGGCCAATTCTAGCATTAAATTATAATGGTAATCATgtaatgataaatttatgaatttaattagGTAAAAACAACTAATTTAGGCAATGttagaaatttattaattacttCTGCATTAGTTTagcaaatcaaataaatattaccaaacttaatttttttatatacatattttggttctcaaataatttatttaattcaataatTCTAATTTCAttacattattaataaattttaaatctaaaaattaaaattacagtGTATTTGACAATCACTTGTTAGAGttatcaaattaatataattattagtaATTCAGAGGAAATATAGCACATAATTCGTGACATCAATTTCTCATAAAAGCATGATGTATATCTTACATCTAAATTAATTCacctttaaatcaaattacttGCTGCAATAGCAAATCAaaggttaagaaaaaaataactatattatAATCTAGTGATTTAATGGTCAAATTTGTTTTCTAAGAAAttcaatttaacaattttttgaaaatattatcaattaaatattctATTGCCATTTCACAAATTCAatattagtaattaattatttccaTATTagctagaaaaataaaaataaaaacaaaaacaaagatTACCTAATTAGAGTGAATGattcaaatttataaaagaaaatttaaatatatatatatatatatatatatatatatatatatatatatatatatatatatatatatatatatatatatatatatacatacatttgacattcaaaagaaaaaaaagagtaacTAATAATGAATTTGGTCTGTTATTGTCGCTTTTCCGGTCTTGGAGTCAAATCctgataataatataattagattaagtaaagattaaattataataaaacaactgagataaagttaaaaacaaaaataaaatggaaatgAGAAGTATCAAAATTTCCCGTAAGACATACCCTGTATCTAATAGCCAAAAGACACATACTTGAATTAACAAAAATGCACCTACAATAGAAAACATATATTTATAGAATCAAAAAAACGATAATTGTTAGCATTTATCAGAGATATTCAAAAATCATACTTTAGTAAAATCAAATTAAGGAGATTCAAAATGaccatacaaataaaaatagcaaTACTAAGAAAACGttcaaaaagagaaaacaagAGAATTCAAACCTTGATAATAAAACGTCTCAAATATTTATCAGTAGCGATGTAATTTCTGAGTAAAATAATGGAATTGCTATTGTGGTGGATTATATTTTTCCCCTAGGGCTTTTATAGAAGATAACTGGCAATGGTAATTATTGGATTTTGGTTGTGATGATGAATTTGATTCGGATTattactaaaattattattgctttAAATTCTGCATTAATTTGGTATAATATAATGTGAGAAATTGTATATAGTAACCGAATTGGTAGTAGATTATTGCATTAATTCAGTATAATGtggaaaaattatatttagtaaCCGAATTAGTGGTAAGTAAATGCATTAATTCAGTATAATGTAGGAAATTATATATAGTAACCCCATTAGTAGTAAGTAAATATAgaatgtataatttaaaaaaaatagaatgtaTAAGTCAATGTATAAGTcactattaaaattatataactaaaataataattatgttaaatagagatttatatatgtgtattttgtaaatgtatatatttttaaaaagaaaagaaaagtctaatcattaaattaatgttaagggaaagtctataaattttataattccaTTTGTCACAGCAAATTAAtagcaaaaatatataattaatgctGTCAATTAACatcatttttagaaaattagtaAGTAAATCAATATAGAGAAACGTAAAGTTCATAACTTATGCAATCAATTTACCTCTAATTAATAGTAttagaaaagaataaaaataaaaataattatggaAGTGAGAACTAATTACTATAAAATaccaaatttcaattatttgaaAGGAATGATTTAGTGTTAAAATTAGTAAAGAATAAATACCAATCAATTGAAAAATAGGAGAGAGAACATAATTTGCTTCCCATattagaaataattttaaaacatatataaagaTTACAAAAATGGTAAGAGTAATTTGTACTAAATTTAGTCCATTTAgacataattttttatgtaaagattataaaaatttgatttagaagaattagtaatttattttgtgATTTCTTTATATCAGATCAAGTGTTtgctctttctttctttctttttggcTGGACCTTTGAtctttctttaattttgaatttgtgATAATGCATTTGATTTGAGCAGTtactaaaaattattacaattgCTTAAATTATGCATTTATTGAGAATATTATGGCAAAATTATATAATACCGAAAATATTATAGAAATTAGAAATCAATGTCATTACCttttatggattttaactttcaaaattaGTAGTAAGTCATTAATTAGAGAGTTAAtgatttcaaaatattaaaagaaataaaaaaatatgaatattattatgaagaaggaaatatattaaaataatttcctTGCCAAATtagaaaagatttcaaaaaacatatataaaagataataaatctattattaagcaaataaaaataattaagttgaatttaaaaaaattcgttttttttcatattaaaaagaatagctattttcttaaaaaaagaaTAGCtattcaattaataaattatttataaaaagaaacaaatgcaataaatgaaaattttgaaaattattgaaTGTTGATGAAGACCAATTATTAGATAGATTAATTAGttgatgaaacataaataaattaaatgcaATAAGGAAATATAAGTGCCActtgttatttaaaataaagaaaaaatatttaaaaatctatGTGAAAATGCCACATGTCAATCAAAGGGAGAAAATgtcctgctttatatatatatatatatatatatatatatatatatatatatatatatatatatatatatagtagatagATTGTCCTTGGTTGAAGAGATTGCAAACCCTAACCACCATGATTTACCATCATCATCACCGGAAAAAAACTACGGGCAACGCACAAATACCAATTTGGTAATGGTCTATCTAATATTCCTGGCCCTACTCAACCCCTATCAGATGAGATTTCtttgcatttttattttcagtGGTTTTGTTATTGTGAATTTAAATATGCATTGTGTTAGATTTCAAAACTTTATTCTGTAAAGGCACAAATACATAACTTTCTTTAGTTCAAATTGTATTacttattttgaattaatttaatatagatCAATGGtctaattaagatttttttataattatttgttgaacaaagagagagagagagatttaTCAGAAGGACCTagacctattttttattttttcaatagagattatataaacacaaattTGAAAGGATATAGCCTTTTGTCATTATTGGATTGCAAAAATCTTTGTAAGTTTGTCTTTTCTAATTCTCTTTGAGTTAATAATGATTATAGAactgattttttaaataaatcaatgcAGTTATTTTATGTAACtgttagtgtttttttttgaattcatcggatttcattaaattgaatataaaacatttacatttataagaaattcgggataatttaaaaactaaacccgatgacctaacatggaacagacaacatgctgcctgattcgcagaccttacttacgaaaacaaaaataaattactaactgtttcgcGAATTAAGTGCCGTCTTCAATCATTTTTCGTTCAAACTTCTCCaaacacccgcaaactcacTGCATCCGATTCAATTAACACATGatataactccttctaaaaaagagacaacaactctttttaaaaaggagacaacaaacctttcacagagaaaggacaacaaacttttcataaagAAAGAACAaagtaaaacattcataaaaaagacaaacaataaaaaatagataaaactagtatagctcATAGACGAATCCATTTTGTCACTGAAAGATTTTCAATCTATCGtcgcttcttgataattgaattgcgtttcgtgataaattttaatctgtcagaaaaatgaaaaagaattggctctttattatattttatgaaattaaaatgacataaaCAAAAAAGATGGCTACCgttaatagaaaaattaagtcaTTAACGACTgccaaaaaattaataagaaaaaagttttaGGTGGTTAGGGTTtgttagagagaaaagagaagagaaagggattagggtttcaacttATTTATGTAAATGTTAGTTAATCAACACAATCTTTAGTAGAgagtccaattttttttaaatgtaacgTTAACTATTAAATTTCTTTTGCATCTTTAACTTTATTAGTGAAATTGTAATATCATCTCTTCTTCAACATTTatagtttttgatttttgataaaatttcaatttactgAAATTTATTGTCTTTCTTTTAATTTACCGATATTCTTTTATGACATTTTCAATATTCATAACTGGTTCTTGGAGTTTGTggttcaaaaatataaaatgatgaTTCAAATGGTacatttgtttttgaattttactctttgattcattattttcaaaTCAATATTCTGGTACTAAATATATTACTttgctaaatttttttttggtcaagCAACCAAAAGCAGCAAATATATTGCTAATGAGGAAATACACCACAACACCAATCCGAAACAAAGCCTAAGGCTCAGAACAAAGCCCAAACGGCAGCAAAAAGcaggaaaaaaaaaaaccaaaacctGCTAATCAACGCAGAATAGAAAGGAGAGACTACATCAGTTACAACTTAGATTAacaacatttttaattttcccCCAGACTTGCTCCTCTGACAGACTAATCTGATAGAAGACAACTGCATTCCTGGCTCTCCAAATAAATTAGATGGTTGCAGCAAACATAACTTTCCTGACTTTAGAATCACTTGATCTACCAGAAGTTCTTCTAATAAAAAAGCTGACTTCTCTGTTCCAAGGATAGGCAGGTCTGTCAAGACCCATGTCCCTCAAAGCTTTTTTCCAAATCCCCAGGGAGAAGTTACAGGAAAAGAAGAGATGCTCCAGGGTCTCTTTACCTCTACCACAAAGACTACAGAGGTCTGAGTCAATAACTTTCCATTTCATTAACTTGTCTTTGGTCAAGAGCCTTTTCTTTATACATAACTAGACAATAAAGGAATACCTGGGAATGTAACCTTTGTACCACACCAGCTTGTACCAATCAACCTTGACAGTGTTGGGAGTCATATCATGGTATAAGCTTCTAACAGAGAAGGCTTTATTCTTCTCAATTTTCCAGTTGACCCTATCCTCCCTGTCAGGCTCAATCTTGAATTTGGAGACTTGATCCCAAGCAGTTTGAGTAATATTATCCATCGGATCTAGAAGAGACCACTCTCCATTTTTCCAAAGGTTGCAGACTTTAGCTTCTTTATGGACATCAGCATCCTTGATGTTGATAAGGGGGAATCTATCCACAATAGAAGCACCATCCATCCAGGGGTCATGCCAGAAGGAGAATCTGTCCCCTTTTCCCAGAATATACTCAAAATAAGGCTTCACATTGTTTCTAATTTTCAGGAGATTTCTCCAGGACCAGGAGCAATCAGCTGACTTACAGATACCCTAGAAGCTCATTCTTTTCAACTTATTCTCAACAACCCACTTAGCCCAGAGGGTGGGCTTTAAGGTAACTACATTCAAATGTGATTGGAGACAACAACAATATTCCACAACTTGATGTTTTTGATCCCTAGACCTCCACACTTTTTATCACAACATACATCTTTCCAGCTCACAAGACTCTTATTCTTACTAGGGTCAGAGCCATTCCATAAGAATCTCCTGCAAATTCTCTCAACTCCAGAAATGACAGAGCTAGGGAGGATGAAGATGGAACTCCAATAGATATGCATGCTCATGATGACATCATTAATAAGTTGAAGTCTACCTGTATAGGACAGGCTTTTGGCAGCCCAGGAGGAGACTCTAGAGGAAATTTTACTGATCATCTCATTGCAGTTGGTACCAGAGAGTCTAGTAGTAAGGAGGGGCAGACCAAGATATTTAACTGGAAGACTGCCATGCTTAAACCCTAGGAAAGACAGAATATCATTCCTTAACACACTATTAACACCATCAAAGTAGACAAAGCTTTTGTTGAGGTTAGGATAGAGACCAGACATATTAGAGAATTCAGAGAGGGTATTTTTAAGAATGCTAATGGAATTAAGATCTCCATTAGAGAACAAGAACAGATCATCAGCAAAAGCTAGGTGACTGATTTTCAGGGACTTACAACCTTTGTGGAATTTGAAACCAGAATTGGGACCAGTATTGGCTTTAATGGATCTAGATAAAAACTCCATACACAAGACAAACAACAGGGGAGAGATGGGGTCCCCTGTCTCAGGCTTCTACCCTCAGCAAAATAACCAGACTCTTCcccatttataataatattgaaCTTAGCACTTCTAATACACTTCATAATAAAGGCAATGAACTGGTTAGGGAACCTAAACCCAATAAGAACCTCTTCAATAAAATCCCAGGCTAAGGAGTCATAAGCCTTTTGGATATCAACTTTCATAGAACAAGAATCCCCTTTACCCCTATGATAGTTCCTAATAATCTCATGAGCCATAAGAACATTATCAGCTATATTTCTTCATGCAACAAAGGCTGACTGGCTATCACTTATAAGAAAATCCAAAATAGAGTTAAGCCTGCTAGTTAAgattttaaagatagttttgtataaaacattacaacaGGCAATAGTCCTATAGTCACTAATACTGTTAGGGGATTGCACTTTAGGGATTAAGACAATAGAAGTGGAGTTTACCTGATTAAGAAGCTTCCCATTCTGGAAAAATTCCTTCACAACTATGCAGACATCTTGCCCCACAATGTTCCAACTTCTCTTAAAAAAAAGCACTAGAGAATCCATCTGGCCCAGGGGCTTTGTCATCTCTGATATAGAAAAGATCAGCTTTTATATCTTTATCTGTAATGGGAGAATCCAGAAGCCTCCTATCTTCCTCATTAAGGATATAACCATAGCTAAAGCTGGAATAGTCCACACTCTTTTCTGTTTGGGCTGGGGGTGCCAATAAAATTCTTATAATGAGTTAGAAACTCATTTTTAATCTCCTCAGGGTCAGTAATATTGCCATTGGGGGTAGAAAGGGAAACAATCCTTTTCCTAGTCTGTCTTTGCTTAATACTTCTGTGGAAAAACTTGGTGTTGAGATCACCTAGCTTAATCCAGAGCATTCTTGATTTCTGCCTTTTAATGCTCTCTTCCCATTTAAGAAGCCTCTATAATTCTCCATT containing:
- the LOC126657165 gene encoding uncharacterized protein LOC126657165; amino-acid sequence: MLWIKLGDLNTKFFHRSIKQRQTRKRIVSLSTPNGNITDPEEIKNEFLTHYKNFIEMTKPLGQMDSLVLFFKRSWNIVGQDVCIVVKEFFQNGKLLNQVNSTSIVLIPKVQSPNSISDYRTIACSDNVLMAHEIIRNYHRGKGDSCSMKVDIQKAYDSLAWDFIEEVLIGFRFPNQFIAFIMKCIRSAKFNIIINGEESGYFAEGRSLRQGTPSLPCCKSLKISHLAFADDLFLFSNGDLNSISILKNTLSEFSNMSGLYPNLNKSFVYFDGVNSVLRNDILSFLGFKHGSLPVKYLGLPLLTTRLSGTNCNEMISKISSRVSSWAAKSLSYTGRLQLINDVIMSMHIYWSSIFILPSSVISGVERICRRFLWNGSDPSKNKSLVSWKDGICKSADCSWSWRNLLKIRNNVKPYFEYILGKGDRFSFWHDPWMDGASIVDRFPLINIKDADVHKEAKVCNLWKNGEWSLLDPMDNITQTAWDQVSKFKIEPDREDRVNWKIEKNKAFSVRSLYHDMTPNTVKVDWYKLVWYKGYIPRGKETLEHLFFSCNFSLGIWKKALRDMGLDRPAYPWNREVSFFIRRTSGRSSDSKVRKVMCIFVNSSMCLLAIRYRQIVKVHDHNLLKGSAIWPESSWTQNGQK